One window of the Micromonas commoda chromosome 9, complete sequence genome contains the following:
- a CDS encoding predicted protein: MYGGGGHGHHGHHGQHGGAGMGGGDAHGYHGSIPVAHTVNHHGGPGYPSGYPHNPYGGIGMDGVGLGMHGQTFPPMHAIHHGFGGGPYAHPSQHPHDAAGSGRHGHAGMNGMQQVEMAGSGPRRQYSSDLSRLMSEFNANPSSSEDFLKSFLQRTASELDNLAQLGSK, encoded by the coding sequence atgtacggcggcggcggacacggGCACCACGGGCACCACGGgcagcacggcggcgcggggatgggcggcggggacgcgcacgGGTACCACGGGTCCATACCCGTGGCTCACACCGTCAACCACCACGGGGGCCCCGGTTACCCCTCGGGCTACCCGCACAACCCCTACGGCGGCATCGGGatggacggcgtcgggctcgggatGCACGGGCAGACGTTCCCGCCGATGCACGCGATACATCACGGCTTTGGTGGTGGTCCGTACGCGCATCCGTCGCAGCACccgcacgacgcggcggggtcggggcgcCACGGGCACGCGGGTATGAACGGAATGCAGCAGGTTGAGATGGCGGGCAGCGGGCCCAGGCGGCAGTACTCGAGCGATCTGTCCCGGCTCATGTCGGAGTTCAACGCGAACCCGTCGAGCAGCGAGGACTTTCTGAAGTCGTTCCTGcagaggacggcgtcggagctGGACAACCTGGCGCAGCTCGGGTCCAAGTGA
- a CDS encoding predicted protein: MTQLIAALHDAGGAEGLSPVDALERERVGDPIPVSHVDLLAPIPNPPSVVCVGKNYLEHVGEVDTHMPGISKTAPPELPIIFTKAPTAVTGPGGGIVFPRHVTDQVDYEGELGVVIGKGGKAIAAEDAFDHVFGYTIVNDVTARDVQKRHQQWYLGKSFDGFAPCGPWIVPKRALVDAEGGNDPQRLLIGTVVNGERRQGSDTSKMIFDIRTLIETVSRCMTLRPGDIIATGTPAGVGAGMDPKGWLKVGDVCEVTVSGIGTLSNPVVDWE, translated from the coding sequence ATGACccagctcatcgccgcgctgcacgacgcgggcggcgccgaagggCTCTCcccggtcgacgcgctcgagcgcgagcgcgtcggtgacCCGATCCCCGTATCGCACGTCGACCTGCTCGCCCCGATACCCAACCCGCCGTCCGTCGTCTGCGTGGGCAAGAACTACCTGGAGCACGTGGGCGAGGTGGACACGCACATGCCGGGGATATCaaagacggcgccgcccgagctccCCATAATCTTCACCAAGGCTCccaccgcggtgacgggACCGGGCGGGGGCATCGTGTTTCCCCGACACGTCACCGACCAGGTGGACTACGAAGGGGAGCTCGGGGTGGTCATCGGCAAGGGGGGCAAGGCCAttgccgcggaggacgcgttTGATCACGTGTTTGGCTACACCATCGTCaacgacgtcaccgccagGGACGTTCAGAAGCGGCACCAGCAGTGGTACTTGGGCAAGTCGTTcgacgggttcgcgccgTGCGGGCCGTGGATCGTGCCGAAGCGGGCCCTcgtggacgccgagggcggcaaCGACCCTCAGCGGTTGCTCATCGGGACCGTCGTCAACGGAGAGCGGCGGCAAGGGAGCGACACGAGCAAGATGATCTTCGACATCAGGACGCTCATCGAGACCGTGAGCAGGTGCATGACGCTGCGGCCGGGGGATATCATCGCCACGGGGACGCCCGCGGGTGTGGGCGCGGGGATGGACCCGAAGGGGTGGCTGAAGGTGGGAGACGTGTGCGAAGTCACAGTGAGCGGCATCGGAACATTGTCAAACCCGGTTGTGGACTGGGAATAG
- a CDS encoding predicted protein, whose amino-acid sequence MFDEANIAAAISACASEGWTDAARNDAVADEFSTALEEICATYNFGRCDDSEATDALVSLASLALSRDASAVASAVDHFDMSDATKKLLDVIGVEIFTPLMECADAVDDRIAEACACALVDACAEACGPRDMFVMALGALQSRVERAAKDLDGDDDDHDYAGHHEPSVRHRGWRLTGAICAGLATWLRRAKNPASLAPDAIPIVASLAALCGRCARFVAEAEGGAERAGCEPASRHHGPEAAYRGVGEFFKVACDAMHGERAAGHALADGMRALALDPRRLFRPTPRGRLCTHPDHEWVLQRLGTLDHLLSFTDFATNDETSDETSQWLARDEATRQSLASSTTSHVAAALIAWRWLVEAEEQTPWPSIVNEGSPLGDGCSCLTLAKIAPLADALVGSERSPTHFVSGLELASLAFRRAPQGMEDGCVAGRELMRKLQVVMARTADAGARELARKAFVRALALHRPRRRLDVLRQCLEAPAPSGAVAAMLVTLVKREMENAWPERPGEEQADEPARPFLPAAVKAVESQIAIALDPGSRPSRGVGSTPAWLRDASAVADVVGAALNALRFVLMREGGLGPEWKGSAPAGAWRRRRELLDAAVKPAAEWARERLAECDEKDGGWEALMGYHHVLEVSERIVEFCEERDEREAP is encoded by the coding sequence atgttcgacgaggcgaacatcgccgccgcgatatCCGCCTGTGCGTCCGAGGGATggaccgacgcggcgcgcaacgacgccgtcgccgacgagttcagcaccgcgctggaggagatATGCGCGACGTACAACTTTGGCCGATGCGACGACTCCGAGGCgaccgacgccctcgtctccctcgcgtccttgGCGCTcagccgcgacgcctccgccgttgCATCCGCCGTGGACCACTTCGACAtgtcggacgcgacgaagaaGCTCCTGGACGTCATCGGGGTGGAGATATTCACGCCGCTGATGGagtgcgcggacgccgtggacgatcggatcgcggaggcgtgcgcgtgcgcgctggtggacgcgtgcgccgaggcGTGCGGACCGCGGGACATGTTCGTGATGGCCCTGGGCGCGCTGCAatcccgcgtcgagcgcgccgcgaaagacctcgacggcgacgacgacgaccacgactACGCCGGCCACCACGAGCCCTCCGTGCGTCACAGGGGTTGGAGGCTCACCGGCGCCATCTGCGCGGGACTCGCGACGTGGCTGCGTCGAGCTAAGaaccccgcgtcgctcgcccccgacgcgatcccaatcgtcgcgtccctcgcggcgttgtgCGGCAGATGCGCGCGCTTCGTCGCAGAGGCCGAAGGGGGGGCGGAAAGGGCGGGATGCGAACCGGCGAGCAGGCACCACGGCCCCGAGGCGGCgtaccgcggcgtcggcgagttcTTCAAagtcgcgtgcgacgccatgcacggcgaacgcgcggcggggcacgcgctcgcggacgggatgcgcgcgctggcgctggacccgcgccgcctgtTCCGGCCCACGCCTCGCGGGCGATTGTGCACGCACCCGGACCACGAGTGGGTGCTGCAAAGGCTCGGGACCCTCGACCACTTACTGTCGTTTACCGATTTCGCCACAAACGACGAGACGAGCGACGAGACGAGCCAGTGGTTggcccgcgacgaggcgacgcgccaAAGCCTCGCGAGTAGTACGacgtcgcacgtcgccgccgcgctcatcgcgtgGCGTTGGCTCGTCGAGGCTGAGGAACAAACGCCGTGGCCGTCCATCGTCAACGAGGGAAGCCCGCTGGGCGACGGGTGCTCGTGTTTGACGCTCGCGAAGATTGCGCCGTTGGCGGATGCGCTCGTCGGGTCGGAgcgatcgccgacgcacTTCGTCTCGGGGCTGGAGCTGGCGTCTCTGGCGTTTCGGAGGGCGCCGCAGGGGATGGAGGACGGGTGCGTCGCCGGGCGTGAGCTCATGCGCAAGCTTCAGGTGGTGATGGCGAggaccgcggacgcgggcgcgagggaacTCGCGAGGAAAGCGTTTGTcagggcgctggcgctgcACAGGCCGCGACGAAGGCTGGACGTGCTGAGGCAGTGCCTGGaggccccggcgccgtcgggcgccgtggccgcgATGTTGGTGACCCTCGTCAAGCGCGAGATGGAGAACGCGTGGCCAGAACGGCCCGGGGAGGAACAGGCGGACGAGCCGGCTCGGCCGTTtttgcccgccgccgttaaAGCGGTGGAGTCGCAGATTGCGATCGCGTTGGACCCGGGTTCGAGACCGTCGCGGGGCGTGGGTTCCACCCCCGCGTggcttcgcgacgcgtccgccgtcgcggacgtcgtgggcgccgcgctcaacgcCCTGCGGTTCGTGTTGATGCGCGAGGGGGGCTTAGGTCCGGAGTGGAAgggatcggcgccggcgggggcgtggcgtcggcgccgcgagctcctcgacgccgccgtgaagccggcggcggagtgggCGAGGGAACGGCTGGCTGAGTGCGACGAGAAGGACGGCGGGTGGGAGGCACTTATGGGGTACCACCACGTGCTCGAGGTGAGCGAGCGGATCGTGGAGTTTTGCGAGGagcgggacgagcgcgaggcacCGTGA
- a CDS encoding predicted protein, which translates to MPLAHANIAAYAAPRAHAGRRTSTSRTRSPAPKMKCDVAARKARGTVVPRAVVDPAAVVPALNSKPDEFAVLEATPNDTYVDVVFKDGASFRFHALWLRDACTDPNHVVADAGERILSMLPVNTGCDADLRAASCEIDETGGLIVTWTNHEIQSTFGAKSLRAFADVVAKPLVGSEIPPLAASETEWLDPFTGYPDAPGQPPSQIDYFKNEDGVVFPSYDHDAVVRDPKLKLDVMRDLMRAGAVIIDDVPENEVDSTTLHAFVDDVLGGMQKDPCRDERNWKIVKKADASSISYDPEKRLNNHTDQSVPPWGGTPALVLIMHYQKGSGCNTLVDGFKVAEDIRATDPEAFEMLTAYGSNQTRDFVSSRKDTTQTLNASLCVHKREPIIQLDDTGNIVRIQYNEVFRTPLELPFDVFPKWYAAYTKWVTMLHDTKYEVEVDMQAGKMLIFHNWRTLHGRAGGKASKDRTLIGGTVTREAFYSRATELLEETAGYDMRVTGTKVK; encoded by the coding sequence ATGCCCCTCGCACACGCCAATATCGCCGCCTACGCggcccctcgcgcccacgCTGGTCGGCGGACCTCTACCAGTCGCACGAGATCTCCCGCACCAAAAATGAAATGCGACGTGGCTGCCAGAAAGGCACGCGGAaccgtcgtcccccgcgcggtggtcgaccccgccgccgtcgtgccCGCGCTCAACTCTAAACCCGACGAGTTCGCCGTGCTCGAGGCTACCCCCAACGACACgtacgtcgacgtcgtcttcAAAGACGGCGCATCCTTTCGCTTCCACGCGCTGTGGCTGAGGGACGCATGCACCGATCCGAatcacgtcgtcgccgacgccggcgagagGATCCTGTCCATGCTTCCGGTGAACACCGGGTGCGACGCcgacctccgcgccgcgagctgcgagaTCGATGAAACCGGCGGGCTCATCGTGACGTGGACGAATCACGAAATTCAGTCCACCTTTGGCGCGAAGAGTCTTCGAgccttcgccgacgtcgtcgctaAGCCCCTCGTCGGATCCGAAAttccgccgctcgccgcctcggagacGGAGTGGCTGGACCCGTTCACCGGCTACCCCGACGCCCCGGGCCAGCCTCCGTCGCAGATCGACTACTTCAAgaacgaggacggcgtggtgTTCCCGTCCTacgaccacgacgccgtcgtgagGGATCCAAAGCTCAAGCTGGACGTCATGCGAGACCTCatgcgcgccggcgccgtcatAATCGACGATGTCCCGGAGAACGAGGTCGACAGCACCACGTTACacgcgttcgtcgacgacgtacTCGGCGGCATGCAGAAGGACCCGTGCAGGGATGAGCGCAACTGGAAGATTGTCAAAAAAGCGGACGCGAGTTCCATCTCGTACGACCCGGAAAAGCGACTGAACAACCACACGGACCAGTCTGTTCCCCCGTGGGGCGGCACACCCGCTCTGGTCCTGATCATGCACTATCAGAAGGGATCCGGGTGTAACACCTTGGTCGACGGGTTTAAAGTCGCCGAGGACATCCGCGCCACCGACCCGGAGGCGTTTGAGATGCTCACCGCGTACGGCTCCAACCAGACCAGAGATTTTGTCTCGTCGAGAAAGGACACCACCCAGACGCTCAACGCGTCGCTCTGCGTGCACAAGCGCGAGCCCATCATCCAGCTCGACGATACGGGGAACATCGTGCGTATTCAGTACAACGAGGTGTTCAGAACCCCGCTCGAGCTTCCCTTTGACGTGTTCCCCAAGTGGTACGCGGCGTACACCAAGTGGGTGACGATGCTGCACGACACAAAGTACGAGGTGGAGGTTGACATGCAAGCCGGGAAGATGCTCATCTTCCACAACTGGAGGACGCTTCacggccgcgcgggaggcAAAGCGAGTAAGGATAGGACGCTGATCGGCGGTACCGTGACCAGGGAGGCGTTCTACTCCCGCGCCACTGAGCTGCTCGAAGAAACCGCGGGATACGACATGCGAGTGACCGGAACGAAAGTGAAGTGA